A single window of Oreochromis aureus strain Israel breed Guangdong linkage group 5, ZZ_aureus, whole genome shotgun sequence DNA harbors:
- the elf3 gene encoding ETS-related transcription factor Elf-3 isoform X1, whose amino-acid sequence MSSPCLSTVLTHANLTMYQTGLPDVLQQQTTMLSSVSPLQISNPAYSSNIGGQGYRQISPNYWTADHVLEWISDQVESTKFDANTLSLANCAMDGSTLCQMNREQMIGIFGVQLGPHLYQSLQEHKTKMPEMQMLSGQELNETCQLLDNFLDNLGQNFPLLSTIKIGQAEEAVNKREFDYQDDYDLTSLTMEPMTPLRDTGYLSDNHSDSEYSSSSNTGMFGFPSIGSPESGSSESDPEFSYPPISKAHIKPDKGESRLKRPRGRPPKVSREHSSNIYDNPKKNKHAPRGTHLWEFIRDILIHPEKNQGLMKWEDRREGVFKFLKSEAVAQMWGQKKKNSSMTYEKLSRAMRYYYKREILERVDGRRLVYKFGKNSSGWKIEEIGMAM is encoded by the exons ATGTCATCGCCGTGCCTCAGCACTGTTCTGACTCATGCTAACCTAACCatgtatcagactggtttgccAGATGTGCTGCAACAGCAGACCACTATGCTTTCCAGCGTCAGTCCTCTGCAAATCAGCAATCCAGCATACAGTTCCAACATAGGTG GTCAGGGGTACAGGCAGATCAGCCCTAATTACTGGACAGCAGATCATGTGTTGGAGTGGATCAGTGACCAAGTAGAGAGCACCAAGTTCGATGCAAACACCCTTAGTCTGGCAAACTGTGCCATGGATGGCTCCACCCTTTGCCAGATGAACCGAGAACAGATGATTGGGATCTTTGGTGTGCAGCTTGGCCCACACCTCTATCAGAGTCTACAGGAACACAAGACCAAAATGCCTG AGATGCAGATGTTATCAGGACAAGAACTGAACGAGACCTGTCAGCTCTTGGACAACTTCTTGGACAACCTTGGACAAAACTTTCCTCTACTCAGCACAATTAAAATTGGTCAAG CTGAAGAAGCTGTCAACAAAAGAGAATTTGACTATCAGGATGACTATGATCTGACTAGTCTGACCATGGAACCAATGACACCACTGAGAGACACTGGCTACCTGTCTGATAATCATTCTGACAGCGAGTACAGCTCCTCCTCCAACA CTGGCATGTTTGGCTTTCCAAGCATCGGTTCACCAGAGTCTGGCAGCAGTGAATCTGACCCCGAGTTCTCTTACCCTCCGATTTCAA AAGCGCACATTAAGCCAGACAAAGGAGAGTCCCGATTGAAAAGACCACGGGGGCGACCTCCTAAAGTCAGCAGAGAGCACAGCAGCAACATATATGACaatccaaagaaaaacaaacatg CACCTCGTGGCACTCACCTGTGGGAATTCATCAGAGACATTCTGATCCACCCAGAAAAGAATCAGGGTCTAATGAAATGGGAGGACCGCCGTGAGGGTGTCTTTAAGTTCCTCAAATCTGAGGCTGTGGCTCAGATGTGGggccagaagaagaaaaacagcagcatgaCTTATGAAAAGCTCAGCCGTGCAATGAG GTATTACTATAAGAGGGAGATTCTGGAGCGAGTCGATGGCCGGAGGCTTGTATACAAGTTTGGAAAAAACTCCAGTGGCTGGAAGATTGAGGAGATTGGTATGGCTATGTAA
- the elf3 gene encoding ETS-related transcription factor Elf-3 isoform X2 encodes MSSPCLSTVLTHANLTMYQTGLPDVLQQQTTMLSSVSPLQISNPAYSSNIGQGYRQISPNYWTADHVLEWISDQVESTKFDANTLSLANCAMDGSTLCQMNREQMIGIFGVQLGPHLYQSLQEHKTKMPEMQMLSGQELNETCQLLDNFLDNLGQNFPLLSTIKIGQAEEAVNKREFDYQDDYDLTSLTMEPMTPLRDTGYLSDNHSDSEYSSSSNTGMFGFPSIGSPESGSSESDPEFSYPPISKAHIKPDKGESRLKRPRGRPPKVSREHSSNIYDNPKKNKHAPRGTHLWEFIRDILIHPEKNQGLMKWEDRREGVFKFLKSEAVAQMWGQKKKNSSMTYEKLSRAMRYYYKREILERVDGRRLVYKFGKNSSGWKIEEIGMAM; translated from the exons ATGTCATCGCCGTGCCTCAGCACTGTTCTGACTCATGCTAACCTAACCatgtatcagactggtttgccAGATGTGCTGCAACAGCAGACCACTATGCTTTCCAGCGTCAGTCCTCTGCAAATCAGCAATCCAGCATACAGTTCCAACATAG GTCAGGGGTACAGGCAGATCAGCCCTAATTACTGGACAGCAGATCATGTGTTGGAGTGGATCAGTGACCAAGTAGAGAGCACCAAGTTCGATGCAAACACCCTTAGTCTGGCAAACTGTGCCATGGATGGCTCCACCCTTTGCCAGATGAACCGAGAACAGATGATTGGGATCTTTGGTGTGCAGCTTGGCCCACACCTCTATCAGAGTCTACAGGAACACAAGACCAAAATGCCTG AGATGCAGATGTTATCAGGACAAGAACTGAACGAGACCTGTCAGCTCTTGGACAACTTCTTGGACAACCTTGGACAAAACTTTCCTCTACTCAGCACAATTAAAATTGGTCAAG CTGAAGAAGCTGTCAACAAAAGAGAATTTGACTATCAGGATGACTATGATCTGACTAGTCTGACCATGGAACCAATGACACCACTGAGAGACACTGGCTACCTGTCTGATAATCATTCTGACAGCGAGTACAGCTCCTCCTCCAACA CTGGCATGTTTGGCTTTCCAAGCATCGGTTCACCAGAGTCTGGCAGCAGTGAATCTGACCCCGAGTTCTCTTACCCTCCGATTTCAA AAGCGCACATTAAGCCAGACAAAGGAGAGTCCCGATTGAAAAGACCACGGGGGCGACCTCCTAAAGTCAGCAGAGAGCACAGCAGCAACATATATGACaatccaaagaaaaacaaacatg CACCTCGTGGCACTCACCTGTGGGAATTCATCAGAGACATTCTGATCCACCCAGAAAAGAATCAGGGTCTAATGAAATGGGAGGACCGCCGTGAGGGTGTCTTTAAGTTCCTCAAATCTGAGGCTGTGGCTCAGATGTGGggccagaagaagaaaaacagcagcatgaCTTATGAAAAGCTCAGCCGTGCAATGAG GTATTACTATAAGAGGGAGATTCTGGAGCGAGTCGATGGCCGGAGGCTTGTATACAAGTTTGGAAAAAACTCCAGTGGCTGGAAGATTGAGGAGATTGGTATGGCTATGTAA